From Candoia aspera isolate rCanAsp1 chromosome 4, rCanAsp1.hap2, whole genome shotgun sequence, a single genomic window includes:
- the LOC134495532 gene encoding butyrophilin subfamily 3 member A2-like isoform X1: MWSFFSPVWIFILLQLSHVAGHFSIKPPKNPIIGYLGMEVILPCQIETSGPLTDTNINVQWILDKSFQKIEVKNYKAATEHKRYQGRTQLFDSEFNKGNMSLLLRNISLSDQGKYTCIISSQNWYDEAVVELLLTANGGNPTITLADYTGTGIGLTCSSEGWYPRPQALWLGSNGKNRTEKSGIANTEATAGIFWVWGSITLEPGVDSEVSCKIINGLVKSERESRILVSDAFYPTSSPWIAPFVIILVLFGCLTAFLAYKWRRKYYKFVIRRICEIMSTTYFRKSLFFSVCANKCVICGIKTEYTQLHCTYLL; encoded by the exons ATGTGGTCCTTCTTTTCTCCTGTTTGGATCTTCATACTTCTGCAGCTCTCACATGTAGCAG GTCACTTTTCAATCAAACCACCAAAAAATCCTATAATTGGATACCTTGGAATGGAAGTAATTCTCCCATGTCAAATAGAAACCTCGGGGCCACTCACAGACACCAATATCAATGTTCAGTGGATCTTGGATAAATCATTCCAAAAAATTGAAGTGAAAAACTATAAAGCTGCAACGGAGCATAAAAGATACCAAGGTCGAACACAGCTCTTTGATTCTGAGTTTAATAAAGGGAACATGTCCCTGCTGCTGAGGAACATTAGTCTCTCTGACCAAGGAAAATATACCTGTATCATATCCTCTCAAAACTGGTATGATGAAGCAGTGGTTGAGTTGCTTTTAACAG CAAATGGAGGCAACCCCACCATTACCTTGGCGGATTACACAGGCACAGGTATTGGACTCACCTGCAGCTCTGAGGGGTGGTACCCAAGACCACAGGCTCTCTGGCTGGGCAGCAATGGGAAAAACCGGACAGAGAAGTCGGGCATAGCAAACACGGAGGCCACAGCAGGGATCTTTTGGGTTTGGGGTTCCATTACACTCGAGCCAGGAGTGGATAGCGAAGTCTCCTGCAAAATCATCAACGGCCTGGTAAAGAGCGAGAGAGAATCCCGAATCCTCGTTTCTG ATGCTTTTTATCCAACTTCTTCCCCTTGGATTGCACCCTTTGTAATCATTTTAGTGCTTTTCGGTTGCCTCACTGCTTTTTTGGCATATAAATGGAGACGTAAGTATTATAAATTTGTTATTAGGAGAATTTGTGAAATTATGTCCACAACATATTTTAGGAAAagcctcttcttctctgtctgtGCTAATAAATGTGTCATATGTggtataaaaacagaatacacTCAATTACATTGTACATATCTACTCTAA
- the LOC134495532 gene encoding butyrophilin subfamily 3 member A2-like isoform X2 encodes MWSFFSPVWIFILLQLSHVAGHFSIKPPKNPIIGYLGMEVILPCQIETSGPLTDTNINVQWILDKSFQKIEVKNYKAATEHKRYQGRTQLFDSEFNKGNMSLLLRNISLSDQGKYTCIISSQNWYDEAVVELLLTANGGNPTITLADYTGTGIGLTCSSEGWYPRPQALWLGSNGKNRTEKSGIANTEATAGIFWVWGSITLEPGVDSEVSCKIINGLVKSERESRILVSDAFYPTSSPWIAPFVIILVLFGCLTAFLAYKWRRSLQEVSQFGK; translated from the exons ATGTGGTCCTTCTTTTCTCCTGTTTGGATCTTCATACTTCTGCAGCTCTCACATGTAGCAG GTCACTTTTCAATCAAACCACCAAAAAATCCTATAATTGGATACCTTGGAATGGAAGTAATTCTCCCATGTCAAATAGAAACCTCGGGGCCACTCACAGACACCAATATCAATGTTCAGTGGATCTTGGATAAATCATTCCAAAAAATTGAAGTGAAAAACTATAAAGCTGCAACGGAGCATAAAAGATACCAAGGTCGAACACAGCTCTTTGATTCTGAGTTTAATAAAGGGAACATGTCCCTGCTGCTGAGGAACATTAGTCTCTCTGACCAAGGAAAATATACCTGTATCATATCCTCTCAAAACTGGTATGATGAAGCAGTGGTTGAGTTGCTTTTAACAG CAAATGGAGGCAACCCCACCATTACCTTGGCGGATTACACAGGCACAGGTATTGGACTCACCTGCAGCTCTGAGGGGTGGTACCCAAGACCACAGGCTCTCTGGCTGGGCAGCAATGGGAAAAACCGGACAGAGAAGTCGGGCATAGCAAACACGGAGGCCACAGCAGGGATCTTTTGGGTTTGGGGTTCCATTACACTCGAGCCAGGAGTGGATAGCGAAGTCTCCTGCAAAATCATCAACGGCCTGGTAAAGAGCGAGAGAGAATCCCGAATCCTCGTTTCTG ATGCTTTTTATCCAACTTCTTCCCCTTGGATTGCACCCTTTGTAATCATTTTAGTGCTTTTCGGTTGCCTCACTGCTTTTTTGGCATATAAATGGAGAC GGAGCTTGCAGGAAGTATCTCAGTTTGGTAAGTAA